A segment of the bacterium genome:
TGATAATAGAATTGGAAGCGTTAGAGGAATAAGAAAGGGTTTTTTAAACTATGGTGCAACTGTTTTTACTGAAAAAAAGGTAATTCATGTAACATATTCAACTGAAATCCCAATTTATGCACAGCTTTTAAAGGAAATAATTAAATTTTTTATAACTGGAAAACCACCTGTTGAAAAAGAAGAAACTCTTGAAATTATGAAGTTTATGGAATGTGCGTTAATAAGTGAAAAAGAAAAAAGGACTGTAAATTTAAGTGAAATTGATTAAATTTAAAAAAATTTTGTTCTGTAAATCAATAATTTGAATATTCTTTTGCTTGAGCCCTTAAACTTAATAAAAGTTCAATATTTGATTTTGTTGTCTTAATTTTATTTATTAGAAGTTCCATTGCTTCAATTGGATTAAGAGGAGCAAGTATTTTTCTTAATAACCATATTAACTGTAATTCTTCTGGGTCAATAAGTAATTCTTCTCTTCTTGTGCCAGACCTGTTTATATCTATTGCAGGAAATATTCTTCTATCAGCAAGTTTTCTCTCAAGGTTTATTTCCATATTTCCAGTTCCTTTAAATTCTTCAAAGATAACATCATCCATTTTACTTCCTGTATCAATTAAAGCGGTCCCTATTATTGTTAAACTTCCACCTTCTTCTATATTTCTTGCTGCTCCAAAAAATCTTTTTGGTTTATCAAGAGCAGTTGATTCAAGTCCTCCTGTCATTATTTTACCACTGTGTGGAACTAAAACATTATAAGCTCTTGCAAGACGGGTTATACTATCAAGTAAAATAACAACATCTTTTTTATGTTCAACAAGTCGTTTTGCTTTTTCAAGAGCAATTTCAGCAACCTGTGTATGCCTTTCTGGTGATTCATCAAAAGTAGCACTTATAACTTCTCCTTTAACAATCCTTCTCATTTCTGTGACTTCCTCTGGTCTTTCAGCAACAAGTAAAACTATTAAATATACTTCAGGATGATTTTTTGCAATTGCATTTGCTATTTTCTGTAAAATAACTGTTTTTCCTGCTCTCGGAGGAGAAACTATAAGTCCTCTTTGCCCTTTTCCTATAGGAGTAATTAAATCAATAACTCTTGTTGTTATCTCCTCTGGTGTTGTTTCCAGTATAAATCTTTTATCAGGATGAATTGGAGTTAATTCTTCAAATGGTATTCTGGAAGAAATATTTTCAGGAGGTTCACCATTTACCATTTCAACCTTTAAAAGTGCAAAATACTTCTCATTTTCTTTTGGAGGTCTTATCTGTCCGGAAACCGTATCTCCTGTTTTTAATCCAAATTTTTTTATTTGTGATGGAGAAACATAAATATCATCTGGTCCTGGAAGGTAATTATAATTTGGTACTCTTAAAAATCCAAAACCATCGGGAAGAACTTCAAGAAAACCTTCTCCAAAAAGTAATCCATTTTTCTTTGCCTGTGCTTCCATTATTTTATATATTAATTCTTCTTTTCTTAAACCACTGATTCCATTTACTTCCATTTCTTTTGCAATTTTCTGTAATTTTGTCATACTCAATTTTCTTAAAGTTGAAACATTAATTTCATTAGTTTGATCCATTCTTTTCTCCTTTTTTATTGATTTAAATTTTTTAATAATTCATCAACAATTCTTTTTAGATTTTCCTCTGTTTTTTTAATTGAGCCAGAATTATCAATTATGTAATCAGCTTTTTTCTTTTTGAGAGCAAGTGGTAGTTGATTTTTCCATATATTTTTTATATCTTTTTCAGAGTATTTATCCATTAACCTTTCTTTTATCTT
Coding sequences within it:
- a CDS encoding dephospho-CoA kinase, with the protein product KIKERLMDKYSEKDIKNIWKNQLPLALKKKKADYIIDNSGSIKKTEENLKRIVDELLKNLNQ
- the rho gene encoding transcription termination factor Rho, which codes for MNVSTLRKLSMTKLQKIAKEMEVNGISGLRKEELIYKIMEAQAKKNGLLFGEGFLEVLPDGFGFLRVPNYNYLPGPDDIYVSPSQIKKFGLKTGDTVSGQIRPPKENEKYFALLKVEMVNGEPPENISSRIPFEELTPIHPDKRFILETTPEEITTRVIDLITPIGKGQRGLIVSPPRAGKTVILQKIANAIAKNHPEVYLIVLLVAERPEEVTEMRRIVKGEVISATFDESPERHTQVAEIALEKAKRLVEHKKDVVILLDSITRLARAYNVLVPHSGKIMTGGLESTALDKPKRFFGAARNIEEGGSLTIIGTALIDTGSKMDDVIFEEFKGTGNMEINLERKLADRRIFPAIDINRSGTRREELLIDPEELQLIWLLRKILAPLNPIEAMELLINKIKTTKSNIELLLSLRAQAKEYSNY